The Agromyces mariniharenae genome includes a window with the following:
- a CDS encoding L-lactate dehydrogenase, translated as MPVVENSKLTVVGAGSVGASLAYAALIRGSASEVALYDIAAEKVQAEVLDLAHGTQFTDARVSGGDDLAVVEGSHVVVITAGAKQHPGQSRLELADTNVRILEQLLPNLQERAPDAVFLLVTNPVDVLTVVAQRITGLPANRVIGSGTVLDTSRLRWLLARRAGVATSSVHADIVGEHGDTEFPLWSNARIGPVPILDWHGGESFSLAELDEIAHEVRNAAYTVIRGKGATNSAIGLAGARIVEAVLDDEQAVLPVSTVLSGQHGIDGIALSVPCLVGGDGAFPLEGVPFSADEEGLLRASADALRASLGSIGRGA; from the coding sequence ATGCCGGTCGTGGAGAACTCGAAGCTCACCGTCGTCGGAGCCGGAAGCGTGGGCGCCAGCCTCGCGTACGCCGCGCTCATCCGTGGATCGGCCAGCGAGGTGGCGCTGTACGACATCGCGGCCGAGAAGGTGCAGGCCGAGGTGCTCGACCTGGCGCACGGCACGCAGTTCACCGACGCCCGGGTGTCGGGTGGCGACGACCTCGCCGTGGTCGAAGGCTCGCACGTCGTCGTGATCACGGCGGGCGCCAAGCAGCATCCGGGGCAGTCGCGCCTCGAGCTCGCCGACACGAACGTGCGCATCCTCGAGCAGCTGCTGCCGAACCTGCAGGAGCGGGCGCCCGACGCGGTGTTCCTGCTCGTCACGAACCCCGTGGACGTGCTCACGGTCGTCGCGCAGCGCATCACGGGCCTGCCTGCGAATCGGGTCATCGGCTCGGGCACTGTGCTCGACACCTCCCGGCTGCGCTGGCTGCTGGCTCGGCGTGCCGGCGTCGCGACGTCGAGCGTGCACGCCGACATCGTGGGGGAGCACGGCGACACGGAGTTCCCGCTCTGGTCGAACGCGCGCATCGGCCCGGTGCCGATCCTCGATTGGCACGGCGGCGAGTCGTTCTCGCTCGCGGAGCTCGACGAGATCGCGCACGAGGTGCGCAACGCCGCCTACACGGTCATCCGAGGCAAGGGCGCGACGAATTCGGCGATCGGGCTCGCCGGCGCCCGCATCGTGGAGGCGGTGCTCGACGACGAGCAGGCCGTGCTGCCGGTGAGCACCGTGCTCTCGGGCCAGCACGGGATCGACGGCATCGCGCTCTCGGTGCCGTGCCTGGTCGGTGGCGACGGCGCGTTCCCGCTCGAGGGCGTGCCGTTCTCCGCCGACGAGGAAGGGCTGCTGCGCGCCTCTGCCGACGCTCTTCGCGCGTCGCTCGGCTCGATCGGCCGCGGCGCGTGA
- a CDS encoding Bax inhibitor-1/YccA family membrane protein, protein MALDNPAFSRNSAFSQQGAQSVAQDVSAQQLQAMYDQPATLPDREVMTVENTVAKTAGAFGVLVVFAAAGWMITPAAPWVFWVASLVGFVLALVNIFKKEPSPALILAYAAAQGVFLGGISLMFETQWSGIVAQAVIGTLAVVGVTLALFATGKIRASKRATKVFLIAMVGYLVFSLVNVILMWTGVNDDPWGLRGVEIAGIPLGLIIGVLVILLGAYSLVLDFDMIQQGVRNRAPKKYGWTGAFGIMVTVIWLYLEILRFLAIARD, encoded by the coding sequence ATGGCTCTCGACAATCCCGCGTTCTCGCGGAATTCCGCCTTCTCGCAGCAGGGAGCCCAGTCCGTCGCACAAGACGTGTCGGCGCAGCAGCTCCAGGCGATGTACGACCAGCCCGCGACGCTGCCCGACCGCGAGGTCATGACGGTCGAGAACACCGTCGCGAAGACGGCCGGCGCGTTCGGCGTGCTCGTCGTCTTCGCCGCCGCCGGCTGGATGATCACCCCGGCCGCGCCGTGGGTGTTCTGGGTCGCGTCGCTCGTCGGCTTCGTGCTGGCGCTCGTCAACATCTTCAAGAAGGAGCCCTCGCCGGCGCTCATCCTCGCCTACGCCGCGGCGCAGGGCGTCTTCCTGGGCGGCATCTCGCTCATGTTCGAGACCCAGTGGTCGGGCATCGTCGCGCAGGCGGTCATCGGCACGCTGGCCGTCGTGGGCGTGACGCTCGCACTGTTCGCGACCGGCAAGATCCGCGCCTCGAAGCGAGCCACGAAGGTCTTCCTCATCGCGATGGTCGGCTACCTCGTGTTCTCGCTCGTCAACGTGATCCTCATGTGGACCGGCGTGAACGACGACCCGTGGGGCCTCCGCGGGGTCGAGATCGCCGGCATCCCGCTCGGCCTGATCATCGGCGTGCTCGTGATCCTGCTCGGCGCCTACTCGCTCGTGCTCGACTTCGACATGATCCAGCAGGGCGTGCGCAACCGCGCCCCCAAGAAGTACGGCTGGACCGGCGCCTTCGGCATCATGGTCACCGTCATCTGGCTCTACCTCGAGATCCTGCGCTTCCTCGCCATCGCGCGGGACTAG
- a CDS encoding glycerophosphodiester phosphodiesterase family protein: MLHDSGARPLVIGHRGASGYRPEHTRSAYELAFALGADAVEPDIVSTRDGVLVLRHENEISGTTDVATRPEFAAKRTTREVDGKPLTGWFTEDFTWAELSTLRARERLGALRQASASFDDRYPVIRLRDLFGLIDTAADEQRRLIRMVAEFKHASHFAALGLPLDELFAAELDDAGWGRGDDRLIMEAFELDVLARLGARGIRGPRVFLVEATGSPVDVVLAQGRGAPSYDQYMTEAGLLGLAGRVDGVSVGKARLVGPWRKPASLTGSDLVDAAHSAGLVVYTWTLRPENRFLATGFRRGAARSAFGDWMGEFREVIGTGIDGIFVDHPDLGVEARRAASGVA, encoded by the coding sequence ATGCTGCACGACTCCGGCGCCCGCCCGCTCGTGATCGGGCACCGCGGCGCGTCGGGCTACCGCCCCGAGCACACCCGCTCGGCCTACGAACTGGCGTTCGCCCTCGGCGCCGACGCGGTGGAGCCCGACATCGTGTCGACCCGCGACGGCGTGCTCGTGCTGCGGCACGAGAACGAGATCTCGGGCACGACGGATGTCGCGACGCGGCCCGAGTTCGCCGCGAAGCGCACCACGCGCGAGGTCGACGGCAAGCCGCTCACGGGCTGGTTCACCGAGGACTTCACGTGGGCGGAGCTGTCGACCCTGCGTGCCCGCGAGCGGCTCGGCGCCCTGCGCCAGGCGAGCGCGAGCTTCGACGATCGCTATCCCGTGATCCGGTTGCGCGACCTGTTCGGGCTCATCGACACGGCCGCCGATGAGCAGCGCCGGCTCATCCGCATGGTCGCGGAGTTCAAGCACGCGTCCCACTTCGCGGCGCTCGGCCTGCCGCTCGACGAGCTGTTCGCGGCCGAGCTCGACGACGCGGGGTGGGGCCGCGGCGACGACCGGCTCATCATGGAGGCGTTCGAGCTCGACGTGCTCGCCCGGCTCGGGGCGCGCGGCATCCGTGGACCGCGGGTCTTCCTCGTCGAGGCGACGGGGTCGCCCGTGGACGTGGTGCTCGCGCAGGGTCGCGGCGCGCCGAGCTACGACCAGTACATGACCGAGGCCGGGCTGCTCGGCCTCGCCGGGCGGGTCGACGGGGTCAGCGTCGGCAAGGCGCGACTCGTCGGCCCGTGGCGCAAGCCGGCGTCGCTCACCGGCTCCGACCTCGTCGACGCCGCACACTCGGCGGGACTCGTCGTCTACACGTGGACGCTGCGGCCCGAGAACCGGTTCCTCGCCACGGGCTTCCGCCGCGGCGCCGCGCGGTCGGCGTTCGGCGACTGGATGGGGGAGTTCCGCGAGGTGATCGGCACGGGCATCGACGGCATCTTCGTCGACCACCCCGACCTCGGCGTGGAGGCCCGGCGGGCGGCATCCGGCGTGGCGTGA